A stretch of DNA from Manihot esculenta cultivar AM560-2 chromosome 7, M.esculenta_v8, whole genome shotgun sequence:
TATTTCGTGGAGAGCTTCAGGATGTTATAAAACCAGATCTAAACGAGGCATCGCTTGTTTTCCCTCCAAAGATTTCGTTTCCACAAAAACATTTGTCTCTGATGGAAAGCTTGTGGTTCACTAAAGCTAATTACGTTACAAGGAGATTTGTGTTTGATGCCAAAGCCATCTCCACTCTGCGAGATAGGACAAAAGGCAAACTAGCGGTTCCACCGAGTCGCATTGAGACTCTGTCATGTTTCATTTGGAAATGTAGCATGACTGCATCCAAGATAATATCAGGTACCACAAAGCCATCTATTTTGGCTGAAGCAGTGAATCTCCGGCAAAAGACGCAGCCACCCATGTCCGATGCCTCCTCTGGGAATTTGTTCTGGTGGGCAATTGCAGTTGCCAACCCTACAGATACAAACACAGAGTTGCATGATCTGGTGGGCCTGTTAAGTGAAGCAATTGCAGTGTATAAAAGTGATTACACGCATACTCTTCAAGGTGAAGATGGGTTTGAAATCTTGTCCGATTACTGTGACCAGCTAGAAGAGTTATTTTCCCTGGAGAAACCGGATATATTTGCATTTACGAGCTGGAACCACATGAGTTTAACTCGTCCAAACTTTGGATGGGGAGAGCCCTTTTGGGTTGGTGTCATGGGAAAAGCTGGTGCTGAGTTTAGAAACCTCACAGTATTCATTGATACAACAGATGGTAAAGGAATAGAGGCATGGATCACCTTAGATGAGCAAAGAATGGGCATACTGCAACATGATCCTGAGTTTTTAGCATTTGCTTCTCCAAATCCAAGGATTTATAGCCTGTAACTTGTTCTTCAAAGCTTAATTACTTACTATATATGTCATTATAGGCAGCAGGCTATCCAGATATGCTCTATTTGCAATTAACTAAGCTCTAGTCAATTAATTTCCTTAATTAGCTGTGTGTGTAATGTATACAGAGCAATTATTGCTCTGGTTTCCTACTTAGCAAGTATGCTTATAAAGCTGGTTAATTTCCTTTGCCCTAataagaatattattttttttttaaatcggcATTGAGAATCAGAGGAATAGAATgctagatattttaaatttattcagatgtaTTAACCAAGGTATTATGTCTATGAGTGCAATAGGACGATATACTTGATTATAATTACTGAATAGAATTTATTAATGTTGAATCATgataattcaataaaatataaataattaaagaaaaatatactCTAAATATAAATGggcacttaaaattttaaataatttattaagtttTACAGTGGTTCATTATTTCATGATATGGATAACCAATTCAAAgtataatttaactaaaaaaaattgagCAATTTTTaggtaaaataattatatttatttatatattaaaacttcatatttaaaaaatataaaaaatattttttaataaaataatttatatttggaGCCTTTCCCCATATTTCAGAATGTATGGGCAATGGCCACTTGATATGCCAACAAACCATAAATCTCTTACCCTTAAAATTTATGATGGCATTTGatctttgagcttttaaacAATCAACGCTTATGTCAGAcgtaagaaagaaagaaataaagacaGCCAAGCCTCGTGGCCCACAAAATTACAGGTTATGGTTTTTACTTATTTTCAGCCCAACAGAAATAAAAAGGTTATATATCAAATTCTTTTTAGTAGTATttgtattaattatattttgttaaattaatataattttttaaatggaaatttaaaaaaattaatgcttatgattaatataattatagagtattaaaattaaattaaataataaaatttcaaatctcttattaaattattactaaGGGATTCTGTATCCTTTACTAAATAGTAGAGAATTAAAATTGCATGCAAAATTCGTAAAGGattgtaaaattaattattaaattgtaAAGTATTAAAACTATAtgcaaaattaataataaattttcaaatccaTTACTCTATATATTAGTAGATTAATTAGTAATGAATTTTGGAtcctttattaattaaattatcaattttcaaaatataatgcAAATTTAGAAATGGATTTCAAGATCTATAGCTAcacttaataataaattttagaatttattacttaaattttggaaaaaatattacatttttatttttataaataattatttttatgaaaaaaattaacaataaactCAAACTAGTGTCTAAATCCATTTCTAATCTACATATTTATACATATCTATGTATCCCATTTCCTTTTGTAATTTCATATTCAATAATCTTTTCTCATCTTCTCATTCTCTCTCgtatctttcttttttcttttttctttttttttttaattttttcttcgtttttctttcattttctttacttCTTCCTAATTCTTCTACGTTCATTTAGTCTATCAGGTTTCAGTTTGATTCATGAATTAGAACTGATTGATCAATGGTTTCAATCCGTTCTTAGTCCACAGTCGACgtctctttaaaaaaatatcaatatcaCTTAGATCCAAGATAAAGAGCAAAAATAATAGCGGGTAGAAGTGCATGTGAAAATTTACTATCGGATccattcaatatatttttaatactaGAAAATATCATAGGAAAGGTAAGCTTAGCACGCCAAACCCATTATATCTGCTGCAATACATGCCCTAAGCATATTCATGTGAGATTGATGTTAGAAGCATATGCAGTGATTAGCATTTGGGGAACCAAAGCAATAAGCCTAATCTGATGAATGCATTTGGTACTTGAGAAATTCTCTTAATAGTTTTATTGCATTTTGACtctgtaaaaaaattttctgGTGTTTTGTACtcagaagagaaaaaaataaaaggcattttagtctttttatcaTCCATTTAACTAAGTATTTTGATATAATATGCACCTAAATTtaagtaaatattatttatttttttaataagtcgagtaactttttttttttacaaaaaatctaacataaaaagactaaaagtttgattttataaaattcatatagacttttttattggatttttttaatgaaaggaagtaaatatttaattttaccaaaatataaaagaaattgaaaataattttttttttactaaaacaGTTCCTTCGCTACAAGGATGATGAAATACCAAGTTAAGCTCAATTTAAACTATAACTCTAATAACCTAAGCCACACCAAAATCTCAAACCCAAATTTTACCTCATCCGGATAAAGTGAACACTATTTCAAAAGCATGTATAAAATGACAGTGATAAATTGttgtcttatatattttaatcgtaactgatgatctgagatccaatagaatagggttttacaagggttttggtataTAAGAAAAAGCTTGGTCCATCTCTCTagaggggtatcccttttattctttctgtctgcttgctgatGACGTATTACGGCTCTCCTATGAtagggccacgcgtctctgccatacagatattGGCGTACGAGGATAttaggcgcctgctccatgcgtaacggcatctgattctcccccgtgcgtacactcgagcggatctgccaggctgtgtgacgagtctcgttctggatcctgggctgggccgagagctgggctggatgcggaacccaggaggagaaagaatccgtggggaggttatacgggctgggccgatcttgagaaggaagaatctggtggagtccAGCCTCAGGGGTCTGAAGATCCGGGCCTATTTTACTTGAGAGAGCCTGTgggccttcctttcatgggccatGGCCTTAATCTAGGCCCAGGATCGGGGATAGGGAAATCTAGTGGTCATCAGTAACTataattaatagtaattttttaaaatttactgcATCTATCTTCGCTAATGAGTATAAGAtaataacttatttattttttagcaataaataaaaaacgtaactaaaattataattttattaaatataaaataaattttttgttaatatatattattatatacgataacaagtaaattttatttgtaacaATTTTAAACTCTAGAAAACTTGAGTCTAGAGAGCTTGAGTCTTGATAGAAATTAGAGAAAAAAACTTTATGAAGTGAAGTAAATTTTTTAGGTTTTAATTGATAGTAATTCAATTGTAAGAGTGAACTCTATTATACTGATCTTAGAGAAAAGAAATCATCTAAGTATTTTTTTCTTTAGTGGTCTCATCTCCTTTCCTTTGCCGGCATATGTTTGGCTTCTATCTGTCCTACATGGTAGAGGTGATTCTTCGTCTCTACTTAGATTATGAATTAACCCTCTCCTAAATGAGTGGACAGTATATATGGTTTTTTGGTTTTGTTCTTCTCTTGGAGTTCATATATTGGTACTTTATAGAAGAGAGTTGCCTTGCATGTTTGGATATGGGTGTTGTTCAACTCAAATCGAAAGTTTCTCTTGGAAGGTTCTTTTGGATATGGGTGAATAGTCTTTTTCCTTTGGTTTCTTTGTTGTCTTTCAAATTTTTTCTGTGTTGGATTTAGATCTTGTAGAAATGGAGGTGCAAATGTAAGTGGTGATTCTTAAGGAATAGGCCCTTTAGGATATTTAATTCATTGATTCAAGGTCATATCTGAAGTTTAATCGCTTCTCTTGTTTTTCTCTCTGTTTCACTTGCACGTGTGAGATTGTTGGGCTCTTTTGCTAATGGAAGCAACTATATATGATTTGATTGGCTAGCTTTTCTTTGTGTGTTTTTGGGTTTTACCAATTTTTAGAGAAAGAACGTTTGGTTCAAAACTTTTCATTTGAAGGATAGTGAGTTTTAATATAGTCTTGCCTCATACACTAGCAATCTCTTGCAAGAACATCTATGCCCTCCATTGAGTAATGATAGCTAGGATTATATTACTTTAAGGTCATGGGATATGATCCTTTATGTTGGTTTTAGTTTTGAACTTTGGGCGTTTATATTTTTTGGATTTCAGCTGTATTTCTTAGGCGTTTAGTCTATTCTTATATTAGACTTgaacttttttttaatgaaatattatctTCAATAGAAACAAAATAATGGTAGTAATTCACTTTATCCTACaaggaaaattaaaaaaaaaaactcttatgTTTTGTTTGAAACTATTCTTTtgtaaaaaaagaatttaaatgagtttttataaaatcatatataattttgatatacttTTAAGATAatcttttaagttaaaaaattaaaattttaaattttataaaaaaattgatagaaaaaaaattaaattaagttgaattaaatttttgagaaaaattttgatttcaaaTGAATCAAaacattagaaaaagaaaaaggaaaaacccttataagaaagaaaagaaatttaataataataataataaactacaTAAGAAATCGATAAATGGGATTGTGGAAAGTGTTAGTCTCCACAGTAGTCGGCAACATGAATTCAAAGACGAAAACAAAATTTCCGACCTGCCGGATTCGAACCAGCGACCTAAGGATTCCAGCTACTACTACAGTCCTCCGCTCTACCAACTGAGCTAAGGTCGGTTTGCACGATGAACTAATGCTTATTAGTTTTATAGAATTATTCGAagctattataaaaatatatttctatcTATTTTTAAATAACAGCTGTATTTATTTTAACAGTTTAAAAACAAGTATTTATTTTAGGGgtgtttaaatatttaatacaacATAAacatccaaacaaccaaagtatagcatttgataaatatttaaaaagcaTTTACCCCTcgtaactatttttattttattttttatttatattttattactcttttaaaatttattagttataatattttttattaataaattatttaaaattataatatataataaataaatatactataaataataattaaaataattatattatttattattatataataaaaagttatgtctgataaataattatattttaaatattttatattttgcacaataaattaattaatatttttatatttactttattaatataataaattaataaaaattcttaTTAATCATTTTAAACACTAACTCTAACGGTTAAACTatcaaacatttaaaatatattaattataatcagTTATCGGTCAAAAACAACTATCAACTATATTCAACGGTTAAATTAAAAGTCTGTTTAGTTTAACTGAATTTTTTACAGGATAAATCAATATTAAGTCCTTGAATTTTTTCTCAAATTATCTAATTTGTccctattttaaatatttttatattttataaaatctaacTTTTTACTTctataaaaaagtttaattatcttaaattatttataccatttagtttttatcattttaattatatatatatatattatttagttgctaaaatttaaatattcatattatttaatctctctaattaaaattaaaataagttaacggattatttttttaataaaataattaaaaagtttgattttgcAGAAcatatgaatattttaattaagtgattttgaaataaagACTAGAACACCAAGACACGTGCAGAATGAGACGCGATTTGCTAACCTACTATCCTATCGAAGGTCTCGTCTTCTCCCTTCAGGGTTTTTTCTTTATCTAAGCCTTGGATTTCTTTTCTTATTATGTTGGAGAATTTTCTGCCCGTATAAGGAGTGTGATAAGGTGAATCGATGGGCTATTCTTTGAGGTGGTGCAATCTCTTAGATCCATGATTGCAGGTACTCTTGAGTTTCCTTTGTCATCTCCTTCATGAGATACGAGACTACTCAAGAACGTTAAGAACTTTAGTTTATTTCCCAAAACTTCAATAAGTTTTTTATGATTGAAAAGATTACTGTTTGCAGATATTTCaaaattgagaaaattattttttagttcttgagatttaatgtaattaacacttctgttcatctattttggcgacccaacacttaaatctcttactttctttttttgtccaaattcgtagttcttccatccaaaatagccgtttggaacacatgaattgacaaaattaaccctctaaAAATCTCGCtattttaaaatcacaaaactcaaacccaaatgcctcttcttctttttcttcttcttcttcctaccctttctgcaacttcttcttcttcttcttcttcttcttctttttcttcctaccctttctacaacttcttcttcttcttcttttttcttcttcttcttccttcttcttcttctttttttcttcttcttcttccttcttcttcttcttctttcttcttcttctttcttcttcttctttctaccctttctgcaacttcttctttttcttcttctaaaactggagaaaatatgaaagagaaaaaaaaataggaatTTTACATttagagaagggtatttttgaaaaaaattatcacctctcacctttgactctttgatcaaacggtttaaatggacggaaggactacgaatttggacggaaaataaagtgagggacttaagtgttgggtcgccaaaatagagggacaggagtgttaattacgttaaatctcagagactaaaaaataatttttccttcaAAATTTTCTAACAGTCTGTTTTAGCCGTAGCGAGAGATTCATTAGAGAAATAATAGAAATACAaaacttgaatttttttttttttataactaattgtaaataaatgagtaaattCTTCATCAAAACTTCTCATATTTGTACAAAATTATGGAGTTTTATGAAGATTGAATTATCAATAttcataatttttgtttttctttttaatatttcataccATTAATATTAAGAGTCTACTCTACTATCTAAAAAATTgaagtaatattaaatatacaTATAGAAATTGAAGGATTATAGTTTAGAAAGAAAGGAATTCCTAAAAGTAgtaatgaaatttatatttaaaaacgaAAATAAAGGTATTACTTTAGAATGGAAAAGTTACTCATTACTCAACTTTTTTCTTACactcttttaaataataattttaaaaataatatttaatattttaaatcactaaaaaatattagtatttaaagattgaagaaataaattataaaaaattatttttcataatgctTAACTAATTATGTCAGAACTATTAATATTActgataaataattataattaataattttttttcttgtttttcatattttattgtgaaaatttaatgaaatgaaattttaattctatGAAATGTAAACTAGTTTATTACGTGGTTAGACTAGAAACTATCACATAAGGTACGTGTCGGTCGGTGGAATTGACTCATCAATACGAAATGACCAAAATACCTCCCAAAAATACGTTCCCATGGAGTAAGTGGAGGGCATTTTTGTCATCCCGCCACAGAGACAATCTAGCTTATCTACTTGAAGCTCGAAAATCACATCTACTCCACGTCGACTCTGCGCAGAGActgagatcgagaggagaaggaaaaaaacaaaaaaaaactgaaaacaaTATTAAGAAAATTCCGATAAAATGAAGAAAAGCTTATAAAAATGACTTTTTTCAATGGTGAATTCTTTAttatatagtaaatttttttgttTCTCCGCTCTATAAACATAATTAGCAAAATTATATCATCCTCttccttctctcttcttttcctcTTTGAGACCCTCAAAGGAATCATCTTTAGATTCATTCTAGGGCAAATGCTCCCATAAATAATCTTAAACAAGGTATGGTCACCTTTTCTCTCTTCTGTCGTTTTGGGTTTTTAATTTCTGTAATggatttgtttatttttgtaaCTTTTGTGGTAAATGCAATGTGAAGCTGGGAACAATTTTCTGTGAGTTCTGAAAATTGTTTGGTTGTTTGTAAATGTTGTTGAATAAATATTAGGGTTTTTGATTGTGAGATTACATATTTTATTCAAcaaggaagaagagaaagattGTACGTGAATTTAATGTGTCTAATTGGTGGGCAAAAGAGGATTGGCATTCTGGGTATTGTAGGGATTAGGGTTTTGAATCATTTGGGTATTGAAATTGATTTATGAGGAATCTTCCATTTATAGAATGAGGAGTTTGTATATGATCTTGGAGTGTATGTTGAAGAAAGTGTTTAATTTTGTTAGTACTTGCTCTTCTAGATCTGAATTTTAAGTTACTGCCTTCGTGCTATCAAATTATGAAAGACCCTATGTTGAAGATGATTTTACTGACGGTATTTTTGATGCTCAAGAAACTGTGATGATTAGCAGACTAAGTTTTAAACCATTCATTTGGAATCAAGAACTTTGCAAGActttaattcaattgatttcttttttaataattttcttgtTTGAAATGAAAGGAttgattctttttaatttaaaaatatttttactttagaaaattttgaaattttgtatgattttataagaatttatttgaattcttttattacaaaatgaatattttgttatattttcaaaatttaagattttatttatttttactaaaaaCATATGGATAAAACATTTCTTTAGCTATATTTCCACCaacaattctttttatttttttaaattaatttatttaattaattctcaAGTTATGataatttgtatttataatattctaatatgctattttttttactatttaattaatcaaattcaaaatcgTTCTTGTTTCCTGAAAAATAGAGACGCTCTAATTTTAAATAgtgttttaaataatattatttagataTTGTAATTtgaaatagtaattttataataattgaatattaaaaatataaacaattattaaataaattctacgattttattatatatttttaattataaaaacaaatttgttataatataatatattatataataataataatgaataaatataaaaaatggacGTGATGGCTGGCAGAGGAAACTCTGCTAgccattaattatatattactaaaaaaaataaaaaggacaaATTTTAACGAATTGACCACGGCTTGCCGCTGACCAGCACCAAGACATGGTTTGGTAAATGGCTGGCAgattttttttgttctttttgccatttttaaatataaaatataaaataaaataaaatagtcttTCGAAAAGTTTGCCATTTACTACATGTACTGTAGTTTGATGGAGACTGGTGAGGATGTTTTATTGGTAACAGAGAACTGCCGGTGAGAGGAGCAAGGGAACTAACTAGGTCATGTTTGGAAAATGTTGTTCTGTAAATGAAGATATGATAAGGTCTAGacatgtttaatttttatattatttaaaaaattaaatttttttatattttaaattttaaaaataatattatattatatcacaatttatttgatgaaaaataatattatattatgtcacgacttatttaatttaaaaaaatatataattaatgaaaaaaatctaaatttgaattatttgaGCTTATAGCAAATATATAAGAGGTTATTTAGACTTATTTGTTTGTATTTATTGGCTCCTCTAACTCTCTACTCCTATAACACAGTTTCTCCTGGCTTCAAAATCTGGTAGAGAGAAATGGAAGTTCATATTGTTGCAAGAGAGGTTATCAAGCCTTCTTCACTAGCTATTCAACATCAAAAACCCTACAAGTTCTCTCTTTTCGACCAGCTTACCCCTACAACTTATGTTCCAGTTATTTACTTCTACCCCAATAACAATAATTCTGAACCCAATCTCATTCGTCAAATCCTAACCCACTTAAAAGAATCTCTTTCTCAAACCCTTGATCTCTATTATCCCTTTTCTGGAAGAACAAATGATAACCTCTACGTGGATCGTTTTGATGAAGGGGTTCCATTTTTTGAAGCTAAAGTGAAATGTTCCATGTCAGATTTCCTTAAGCGACATGAAACTGAGTGGTTGAATCGTTTCCTTCCATGCCGACCCTTTACCAAGGAAGTGAACATGAGCATACCCTTTTTCGCTTTTCAAGTGACCATATTTACTTGTGGAGGAATAGCTTTGGGCTGGTGCATGTCGCACAAGCTCTTTGATGGATTAACAGCTTCAGCTTTCGTTACTACATGGGCTTCTATATTTCGTGGAGAGCTTCAGGATGTTATAAAACCAGATCTAAACGAGGCATCGCTTGTTTTCCCTCCAAAGATTTCGTTTCCACAAAAACATTTGTCTCTGATGGAAAGCTTGTGGTTCACTAAAGCTAATTACGTTACAAGGAGATTTGTGTTTGATGCCAAAGCCATCTCCACTCTGCGAGATAGGACAAAAGGCAAACTAGCGGTTCCACCGAGTCGCATTGAGACTCTGTCATGTTTCATTTGGAAATGTAGCATGACTGCATCGAAGATAATATCAGGTACCACAAAGCCGTCTATTTTGGCTGAAGCAGTGAATCTCCGGCAAAAGACGAAGCCACCCATGTCCGATGCCTCCTCTGGTAATTTGTTCTGGTGGGCAATTGCAGTTGCCAACCCTACAGATACAAACACAGAGTTGCATGATCTGGTGGGCCTGTTAAGTGAAGCAATTGCAGTGTATAAAAGTGATTACACGCATACTCTTCAAGGTGAAGATGGGTTTGAAATCTTGTCTGATTACTGTGACCAGCTAGAAGAGTTATTTTCCCTGGAGAAACCAGATATATTTGCATTTACGAGCTGGAGCCACATGAGTTTAACTCGTCCAAACTTTGGATGGGGAGAGCCCTTTTGGGTTGGTGTCATGGGAAAAGCTGGTGCTGAGTTTAGAAACCTCACAGTATTCATTGATACAACAGATGGTAAAGGAATAGAGGCATGGATCACCTTAGATGAGCAAAGAATGGCCATACTGCAACATGATCCTGAGTTTTTAGCATTTGCTTCTCCAAATCCAAGGATTTCTAGCCTGTAACTTGTTCTTCAAAGCTTAATTACTTACTATATGTCATTATAGGCAGCAGGCTATCCAGATATGCTCTGTTTGCAATTAACTAAGCTCTAGTCAATTAATTTCCTTAATTAGCTGTGTGTGTAATGTATATAGAGCAATAATTGATGTGGTTTCCTACTTAGCAGGTATGCTTATTGAGAAAGCCAATTAATTTCCTTGacaaagagttttttttttttttgaaatgaaaatcagaaattaaaaaataactctaatactttttaaatttatttagatacacTTATTTTCGTGCTAAGTTTATGAGATTACTGTTTTTTATATCTTAAAAGTACGATATACTTAATTATAATTACCGTATAAAATCTATTGATGTTTAATCATgataattcaataaaatattaataattaaagaaaaatatactgcacttaaaattttaaataatttattaagtttTACAGTGGTTCATTATTTCATGATATAGATAACCAATTCAAAgtataatttaactaaaaaaaattgagCAATTTTTaggtaaaataattatatttatttatatattaaaacttcatatttaaaaaatatagaaaatattttttaataaaataatttatatttggaGCCTTTCCCCATATTTCAGAATGTATGGGCAATGGCCACTTGATATGCCAACAAAACATAAATCTCTTACCCTTAAAATTTATGATGGCATTTGAtcattagttttttatttattttgatttgatttaatttttaattttaaattttttaattgtttcagttcgattcgattttaatcggaaaaaaattaaaaaaattgaaccaacccaattaatgataataatatattatttttaataacacagaaagattaaatcatattaaaattaaaatattttaattaaattttaaaatattaaaaataaaatataaaaaataaaaaatttattaaaaattaaatcgatcaAACAGAATTGAATTAGAtcagttcagttcgattcaatttctaactaaaatcaattcaattcaatttttataaatattaaaatttttatttttaatttattcaggtcaatttaattttaaattgaatccaTTCAAATGCAGACTCtatagagaaataaaaaaacaaaaagaagccTCTTGGTCCACAAAATTACCGGTTATCtataaagaaataaagaaagagaagcCTCCTGGCCTACAAAATTACCGATTattgtttttcttattttcatcccaacaaaaataaaaatctaatgTGAACTTAATCCTTTAAGCGTTTTTAAGTATCCTGCAGAATTTTGCGTGATGAAGATTTTGATGGAAGAAGATATAAAAGtgaatttttaaagaaaaattattattgaaaaatagagtgtggtttatttatttttattttaaaatttataatttaatttatatcaaaataatattttggatATAACCACTTTTAATTTATGGTTGATATTTGTAATAACAGGTAGTTCTATATGTTGAACCTAAATGTTCTAATCcttattttgataattaattaacaactagtatgctactaattatctttaaAAGTGTTTATGTTGAACTTGTAGGTCCCTTGCTAACAAGAACGAAATTGCTTCAATCTCAAAAGGAA
This window harbors:
- the LOC110607402 gene encoding stemmadenine O-acetyltransferase, which encodes MEVHIVAREVIKPCSLAIQHQKPYKFSLFDQLTPTTYVPVIYFYPNNNNSEPNLIRQTLTHLKESLSQTLDLYYPFSGRTNDNLYVDRFDEGVPFFEAKVKCSMSDFLKRHETEWLNRFLPCRPFTKEVNMSIPFFAFQVTIFTCGGIALGWCLSHKLFDGLTASAFVTTWASIFRGELQDVIKPDLNEASLVFPPKISFPQKHLSLMESLWFTKANYVTRRFVFDAKAISTLRDRTKGKLAVPPSRIETLSCFIWKCSMTASKIISGTTKPSILAEAVNLRQKTQPPMSDASSGNLFWWAIAVANPTDTNTELHDLVGLLSEAIAVYKSDYTHTLQGEDGFEILSDYCDQLEELFSLEKPDIFAFTSWNHMSLTRPNFGWGEPFWVGVMGKAGAEFRNLTVFIDTTDGKGIEAWITLDEQRMGILQHDPEFLAFASPNPRIYSL
- the LOC110607398 gene encoding stemmadenine O-acetyltransferase; translation: MEVHIVAREVIKPSSLAIQHQKPYKFSLFDQLTPTTYVPVIYFYPNNNNSEPNLIRQILTHLKESLSQTLDLYYPFSGRTNDNLYVDRFDEGVPFFEAKVKCSMSDFLKRHETEWLNRFLPCRPFTKEVNMSIPFFAFQVTIFTCGGIALGWCMSHKLFDGLTASAFVTTWASIFRGELQDVIKPDLNEASLVFPPKISFPQKHLSLMESLWFTKANYVTRRFVFDAKAISTLRDRTKGKLAVPPSRIETLSCFIWKCSMTASKIISGTTKPSILAEAVNLRQKTKPPMSDASSGNLFWWAIAVANPTDTNTELHDLVGLLSEAIAVYKSDYTHTLQGEDGFEILSDYCDQLEELFSLEKPDIFAFTSWSHMSLTRPNFGWGEPFWVGVMGKAGAEFRNLTVFIDTTDGKGIEAWITLDEQRMAILQHDPEFLAFASPNPRISSL